In Flavobacterium lacustre, a genomic segment contains:
- a CDS encoding hydroxymethylglutaryl-CoA lyase, which produces METVKIIECPRDAMQGIKAFIPTANKVAYIQSLLRVGFDTIDFGSFVSAKAIPQMQDTAEVLAQLDLSQTKSKLLAIIANTQGAIAAAAFPEIQYLGFPFSISENFQMRNTHKTIAESIITLREILAIANQSNKEVVAYLSMGFGNPYGDPWNTEIVGEWTEKLADMGVKILSLSDTVGSSTPDVIGYLFSNLIPKYPQIEFGAHLHTTPDKWFEKIDAAYNAGCRRFDGAIQGFGGCPMATDQLTGNMPTEKLLSYFTSKKENTNLSPMSFESAYNEASKLFGTFH; this is translated from the coding sequence ATGGAAACAGTAAAAATTATCGAATGTCCACGCGATGCCATGCAAGGCATAAAAGCCTTTATTCCTACGGCAAATAAAGTGGCTTACATTCAATCATTATTGCGTGTTGGTTTTGACACTATCGATTTTGGTAGTTTTGTTTCCGCAAAAGCGATTCCTCAAATGCAGGATACTGCCGAAGTCCTTGCACAACTTGATTTGTCCCAAACAAAAAGTAAATTATTAGCTATAATTGCTAATACGCAAGGCGCAATTGCAGCAGCTGCTTTTCCTGAAATTCAATATTTAGGATTCCCATTTTCTATTTCTGAGAATTTCCAAATGCGAAATACACACAAAACGATAGCCGAATCGATCATTACCTTGCGTGAAATTTTAGCGATTGCCAATCAAAGTAATAAAGAAGTGGTTGCCTATCTTTCTATGGGTTTTGGAAATCCGTATGGAGACCCTTGGAATACTGAAATAGTAGGTGAGTGGACGGAGAAATTAGCCGATATGGGAGTGAAAATACTTTCGCTTTCGGATACCGTTGGCAGTTCAACTCCAGATGTGATTGGTTATTTATTTTCGAATTTGATTCCTAAATATCCTCAGATTGAGTTTGGAGCACATCTCCATACCACTCCGGACAAATGGTTTGAAAAAATAGATGCTGCTTACAATGCCGGTTGTCGACGTTTTGACGGCGCGATTCAAGGTTTTGGCGGTTGCCCGATGGCTACAGATCAATTAACGGGAAATATGCCTACCGAAAAGTTGCTTTCTTATTTTACTTCCAAAAAAGAGAATACGAATTTGAGCCCCATGAGTTTTGAAAGTGCCTACAACGAAGCTTCAAAATTATTTGGAACCTTTCATTGA
- a CDS encoding quinone-dependent dihydroorotate dehydrogenase, whose product MYKLLIRPILFCFDPEKVHYFTFSLIRLVSKIPGFPSLFKALYEVNDSRLETEVFGLKFKNPVGLAAGFDKDASLYKELSNFGFGFIEIGTLTPKGQEGNPKKRLFRLKEDQAIINRMGFNNGGVQEAIVRLKKNNGVLIGGNIGKNKLTPNEEATSDYEICFDALFDYVDYFVVNVSSPNTPNLRALQDKEPLTQLLQTLENKNLAKPKQKPILLKIAPDLTDEQLLDIIDIVKQTKIAGVIATNTTLSREGLQSENKVETGGMSGKPLAHRSTEVIRFLSEKSNKAFPIIGVGGIHSAEDAIEKLEAGASLVQLYTGFIYEGPSLVKAINKKILERLK is encoded by the coding sequence ATGTACAAACTACTAATTCGTCCGATACTTTTTTGTTTTGATCCAGAAAAAGTGCATTATTTTACCTTTTCATTAATACGATTAGTTTCGAAAATCCCAGGTTTTCCATCTCTTTTCAAAGCGCTTTACGAAGTCAATGACAGTCGGTTAGAAACAGAAGTTTTTGGTTTAAAATTTAAAAATCCCGTTGGATTGGCAGCAGGATTTGACAAAGACGCTTCCTTGTACAAAGAACTTTCTAATTTTGGTTTTGGCTTTATCGAAATCGGTACGCTTACGCCAAAAGGACAAGAAGGGAATCCAAAAAAACGCTTGTTCCGTTTAAAAGAAGATCAGGCTATTATTAACAGAATGGGTTTCAATAACGGTGGTGTTCAAGAAGCAATCGTTCGATTAAAAAAGAATAATGGAGTGCTGATTGGTGGAAACATTGGTAAAAACAAGTTGACGCCAAACGAAGAAGCTACTTCAGATTACGAAATTTGTTTTGACGCATTGTTTGATTATGTGGACTATTTTGTAGTGAATGTAAGTTCGCCAAACACTCCAAATTTACGCGCCTTACAAGACAAAGAGCCTTTAACGCAACTGCTTCAGACATTAGAAAACAAGAATTTGGCTAAGCCAAAGCAAAAGCCAATTTTATTAAAAATAGCACCTGATTTGACCGATGAGCAATTGTTAGACATTATTGATATTGTCAAACAAACCAAAATCGCGGGAGTAATTGCTACAAATACAACGCTTTCAAGAGAAGGTTTACAATCAGAAAATAAAGTGGAAACTGGCGGAATGTCTGGAAAACCATTAGCACATCGTTCTACCGAAGTAATTCGTTTTTTATCTGAAAAAAGCAATAAAGCATTCCCAATTATTGGAGTAGGAGGAATTCATTCTGCCGAAGATGCTATAGAAAAATTAGAAGCCGGAGCAAGTCTGGTACAACTTTATACTGGTTTTATTTACGAAGGCCCCTCTTTAGTAAAAGCCATAAATAAGAAAATTTTAGAGCGATTAAAATAG
- the thrS gene encoding threonine--tRNA ligase, whose amino-acid sequence MIKITLPDGSVKEFAPGITPMDVAKSISEGFARNVISASFDGTIVETTTPLTTDGSLILYTWNDEGGKKAFWHSTSHVMAQVLEEMYPGIKLTLGPAIANGFYYDVDFEEHKITDADFKKIEDRVLEISRGKFEFKLRPVSKAEALETYKDNVYKTELISNLEDGTITFCDHSTFTDLCRGGHIPNTGIIKAMKIMSVAGAYWRGDEKNKQLTRVYGISFPKQKDLTEYLELLEEAKRRDHRKLGKELELFAFSQKVGAGLPLWLPKGAALRDRLEQFLKKAQKKAGYEQVVTPHIGQKELYVTSGHYAKYGADSFQPINTPAEGEEFLLKPMNCPHHCEIYNVRPWSYKDLPKRYAEFGTVYRYEQSGELHGLTRVRGFTQDDAHIFCTPEQLDEEFKKVIDLVLYVFGSLGFENFTAQISLRDKENKDKYIGTDENWEKAENAIINAAADKGLNTVVEYGEAAFYGPKLDFMVKDALGRQWQLGTIQVDYNLPERFELTYKGSDNELHRPVMIHRAPFGSMERFIAILLEHTAGNFPLWLMPEQAIILSLSEKYEIYAKKVLDLLENHEIRALIDNRNETIGKKIRDAEMQKTPFMLIVGEEEEKNGTISIRRHGQEGKGNISVTIEEFAAIVNEEISKTLKVFTV is encoded by the coding sequence ATGATTAAGATTACTTTGCCCGATGGGTCAGTTAAAGAGTTTGCGCCTGGGATTACTCCTATGGATGTTGCTAAAAGCATTAGCGAAGGATTTGCCAGAAACGTAATTTCGGCTTCTTTTGATGGTACAATTGTTGAAACAACGACTCCTTTAACCACAGACGGCAGTCTTATTTTATATACTTGGAATGACGAAGGTGGTAAAAAAGCATTTTGGCATTCTACTTCACACGTAATGGCGCAAGTTCTTGAGGAAATGTATCCTGGAATCAAATTAACGCTTGGACCTGCAATCGCTAATGGGTTTTATTATGATGTGGATTTTGAAGAGCATAAAATCACCGATGCCGATTTCAAAAAAATCGAAGATCGTGTTTTAGAAATTTCAAGAGGAAAATTCGAATTCAAATTGCGTCCGGTATCTAAAGCAGAAGCTCTAGAAACCTACAAAGACAATGTTTATAAAACCGAATTAATTTCGAATCTTGAAGATGGAACCATCACGTTTTGTGACCACTCTACTTTCACCGATTTATGTCGTGGTGGACATATTCCTAACACCGGAATCATCAAAGCGATGAAAATCATGAGCGTTGCCGGAGCGTATTGGAGAGGAGACGAAAAGAACAAACAGTTGACACGTGTTTACGGAATTTCGTTCCCTAAACAAAAAGACTTAACAGAATACCTGGAATTATTGGAAGAGGCAAAACGTCGCGACCATAGAAAACTAGGAAAAGAATTAGAATTGTTTGCGTTTTCACAAAAAGTAGGTGCAGGTTTGCCATTGTGGTTACCAAAAGGCGCCGCTTTGAGAGATCGTTTAGAGCAATTCTTGAAAAAAGCACAGAAAAAAGCAGGATACGAACAAGTAGTTACACCACATATTGGTCAAAAAGAATTGTATGTAACTTCGGGTCATTATGCAAAATATGGTGCCGATAGTTTCCAACCGATAAATACTCCTGCTGAAGGTGAAGAGTTTTTATTGAAACCGATGAACTGTCCTCACCACTGCGAAATTTATAATGTACGTCCTTGGTCTTACAAAGATTTACCAAAACGTTACGCTGAATTTGGAACGGTTTACAGATACGAACAAAGTGGTGAATTACACGGTTTGACTCGTGTACGTGGCTTTACTCAGGATGATGCTCATATTTTCTGTACACCAGAACAATTAGACGAAGAGTTCAAAAAAGTAATTGACTTGGTACTTTATGTATTTGGTTCATTAGGGTTTGAAAACTTTACCGCTCAGATTTCTTTAAGAGACAAAGAAAACAAAGATAAATACATTGGTACAGACGAAAATTGGGAGAAAGCAGAAAATGCAATCATCAATGCTGCTGCCGATAAAGGACTAAATACAGTAGTTGAATACGGAGAAGCCGCTTTCTATGGTCCAAAGCTGGATTTCATGGTAAAAGATGCTTTGGGAAGACAATGGCAATTAGGAACAATTCAAGTTGATTATAACTTGCCAGAACGTTTTGAATTGACTTACAAAGGATCTGACAATGAATTACATAGACCCGTGATGATTCACAGAGCTCCATTTGGTTCAATGGAACGTTTTATCGCTATTTTACTAGAACACACGGCAGGAAATTTCCCACTCTGGTTAATGCCTGAACAAGCTATAATATTGTCTTTGAGCGAGAAATATGAAATATATGCCAAAAAAGTTTTAGATTTGCTAGAAAATCACGAAATTCGCGCCCTCATTGATAATAGAAACGAGACAATCGGTAAGAAAATTAGAGATGCCGAAATGCAAAAAACACCGTTTATGTTGATTGTAGGTGAAGAAGAAGAGAAAAACGGTACCATTTCTATCCGTCGTCATGGACAAGAAGGTAAAGGAAATATCAGCGTTACAATAGAAGAATTTGCTGCTATTGTAAACGAAGAGATTAGCAAAACATTAAAAGTATTTACAGTTTAA
- the infC gene encoding translation initiation factor IF-3 encodes MAIRSNRGYQPRVEKKDAHRINNFIRGVQEVRLVGENIEPGVFKLAEALRLADQFELDLVEISPNADPPVCKIMDYKKFVYEQKKRDKVLKAKSTQVVVKEIRFGPQTDEHDYEFKRKNAEKFLKEGAKLKAFVFFKGRSIIYKDQGQILLLRLATDLEEFGKVEAMPVLEGKRMIMFIAPKKKK; translated from the coding sequence ATAGCAATAAGAAGCAACAGAGGTTACCAACCTCGCGTAGAAAAAAAAGATGCACACAGAATAAATAATTTTATTCGTGGTGTACAAGAAGTAAGACTTGTAGGTGAAAACATTGAGCCTGGAGTTTTTAAACTTGCAGAAGCTTTAAGATTAGCGGACCAATTTGAATTGGATTTGGTTGAAATTTCACCAAATGCTGATCCACCAGTTTGTAAAATCATGGATTACAAGAAATTTGTTTACGAACAAAAGAAACGTGATAAGGTTTTAAAAGCCAAATCTACACAAGTAGTTGTGAAAGAAATCCGTTTTGGCCCTCAAACAGATGAGCATGATTATGAATTTAAGAGAAAGAACGCGGAGAAATTCCTAAAAGAAGGCGCAAAATTAAAAGCTTTTGTATTCTTCAAAGGACGTTCGATTATCTATAAAGATCAAGGTCAAATCTTGTTATTAAGATTAGCTACAGATCTTGAAGAATTTGGTAAAGTAGAAGCGATGCCAGTTCTTGAAGGAAAGAGAATGATTATGTTCATTGCTCCTAAAAAGAAAAAATAA
- the rpmI gene encoding 50S ribosomal protein L35: MPKMKTKSSAKKRFKVTGSGKIKRKHAFKSHILTKKSKKRKLALTHSALVHSTDMKSIKQQLRII; encoded by the coding sequence ATGCCTAAAATGAAAACCAAATCTAGCGCCAAGAAACGTTTCAAAGTTACTGGTTCTGGAAAGATTAAAAGAAAGCATGCTTTTAAAAGTCACATCTTGACTAAAAAATCTAAAAAACGTAAATTAGCTTTGACACACTCAGCGCTAGTTCACTCTACAGATATGAAAAGCATCAAACAACAATTAAGAATTATTTAA
- the rplT gene encoding 50S ribosomal protein L20 gives MPRSVNSVAKRARRKKIMKQAKGFFGRRKNVWTVAKNAVEKAMCYAYRDRKVNKRNFRALWIQRINAGARLEGMSYSQFMGKVKANNIELNRKVLADLAMNHPEAFKAILNKVK, from the coding sequence ATGCCAAGATCGGTAAATTCAGTTGCTAAAAGAGCAAGAAGAAAAAAAATAATGAAGCAAGCCAAAGGTTTCTTTGGTAGACGTAAAAACGTTTGGACAGTTGCTAAGAATGCGGTAGAGAAAGCAATGTGCTACGCTTACCGTGACAGAAAAGTGAATAAAAGAAATTTCCGTGCTTTATGGATTCAACGTATCAACGCTGGAGCTAGATTGGAAGGAATGTCTTATTCTCAATTCATGGGGAAAGTAAAAGCTAACAATATCGAATTGAACCGTAAAGTTCTTGCAGATTTAGCGATGAACCACCCAGAAGCTTTCAAAGCAATACTTAATAAAGTAAAATAA
- a CDS encoding tetratricopeptide repeat-containing sensor histidine kinase, which yields MILKKFHFPIFLLVPILLMTLQSCKKEQHISPESKSNFDYDKILDLAEKNLESQNFDSAFYYYNKIKSNCDPNKEQDEIIYALLRMAYIQQTQGDYSSSETSATEAISYFKKNTDSYYKVASYNLLAINYKQLFDFNNSIYYYKQALNLAEDELQKAVILNNIAVVYMDKDKYSHAIKILMPLSLKKEVINNSDNYARVLDNLGRCYYKIGNHKSIDYLKQSLAIRNKFKNDYGLTTSYLNISEFYEKTQPHIATKYAKLAYEKATIVNNVDDRLKALASIIRNSDGDQSKTYSAAYLYINDSINKIRQKAKNQFAKIKYDSKKERDENLKLKTQRAENALQLEQQKNSNLFLSFVIVLGIIATLFLIYFFKERSKKEKIKTSYDTETRISKKLHDELANDVYHAMAFAETQDLSSSENKELLLTNLDTIYSRTRNISKENSAIETRINFVGNLKEMMAAFNTQEVNILVNGWEACPWNILKDETKITLYRVLQELLVNMKKHSKCSLVVITFKKNKNKLEIDYSDNGLGATSEEINMKNGLQNVENRILGIKGTITFDTVSKKGFKASLTLPI from the coding sequence ATGATACTCAAAAAGTTCCATTTCCCGATTTTTCTATTAGTACCAATCCTACTAATGACTTTGCAATCCTGTAAAAAAGAACAACACATTAGTCCGGAGTCAAAATCCAATTTTGATTATGATAAAATTTTAGATCTGGCAGAAAAAAATTTAGAGTCTCAAAATTTTGACAGTGCCTTTTATTACTATAATAAAATTAAATCAAATTGCGACCCAAATAAAGAACAAGATGAAATTATCTATGCTTTATTACGAATGGCTTACATCCAACAAACGCAAGGTGACTACTCTAGTAGCGAAACCAGTGCGACAGAAGCAATTTCTTATTTCAAAAAAAATACAGACTCTTATTATAAAGTAGCCAGCTATAATTTATTAGCTATAAATTACAAACAGTTATTTGATTTTAACAACAGTATCTATTACTACAAGCAAGCTTTAAATTTAGCAGAAGATGAATTACAAAAGGCAGTTATTCTAAACAATATTGCTGTTGTATATATGGATAAGGACAAATATTCCCACGCTATAAAAATTCTTATGCCTTTATCCTTAAAAAAAGAGGTTATAAATAATTCAGATAATTATGCCAGGGTCTTAGATAACTTAGGTCGTTGCTATTATAAAATTGGAAATCACAAAAGCATTGATTATCTAAAACAATCCTTAGCTATTAGAAACAAATTCAAAAATGACTACGGATTAACCACCAGTTATCTTAATATTTCTGAATTTTATGAAAAAACTCAACCCCACATCGCGACTAAATATGCCAAATTAGCTTATGAAAAAGCAACTATAGTTAATAATGTTGATGACCGTCTGAAAGCATTAGCTTCAATAATCAGAAACAGCGACGGAGATCAGTCTAAAACCTATTCTGCAGCCTACCTCTACATTAACGACAGCATCAATAAAATAAGACAGAAAGCGAAAAATCAATTTGCTAAAATTAAATATGACTCTAAAAAAGAACGAGATGAAAATTTAAAACTCAAAACTCAAAGAGCAGAAAATGCACTTCAATTAGAACAACAAAAAAACAGCAATCTCTTTTTATCTTTTGTTATTGTTCTTGGTATTATTGCTACACTTTTTCTAATTTATTTTTTTAAAGAAAGAAGTAAAAAAGAAAAAATTAAAACATCTTATGATACAGAAACCCGAATTTCAAAAAAATTACATGATGAACTGGCCAATGATGTTTACCACGCAATGGCTTTTGCCGAAACCCAAGATTTATCTTCGAGTGAGAATAAAGAATTATTACTTACGAACCTTGATACCATTTATTCAAGAACGCGGAATATTTCAAAAGAAAACAGTGCGATAGAAACCAGAATTAATTTTGTGGGAAACCTAAAAGAAATGATGGCTGCTTTCAATACCCAAGAAGTAAATATTTTAGTCAACGGATGGGAAGCTTGTCCTTGGAACATTTTAAAAGATGAAACAAAAATAACACTCTATCGCGTGCTACAAGAATTATTAGTTAACATGAAAAAACACAGTAAATGCAGTTTAGTCGTAATTACTTTTAAAAAAAATAAAAATAAATTAGAAATAGATTACAGTGATAACGGGCTTGGAGCAACATCTGAAGAAATAAATATGAAGAATGGACTTCAAAATGTGGAAAACCGTATTCTTGGTATAAAAGGAACTATTACTTTTGACACAGTATCCAAAAAAGGATTCAAAGCAAGTCTCACATTACCCATTTAA
- a CDS encoding response regulator: MFNKVLVAEDLDTINLSMVQALKDLNVNEIHYAKYCDEAYLKIKRALHDKTPYDLLISDLSFKTDHRESQLNSGDELIEAAKKAQPDLKTIVFSIEDKSFKIKSLFNTLGINAYVCKGRNSIPELKKAVQRIYDNDEKTISTELSHALRDNSLYEIEAFDIALLKSLSKGLTIEDISLEFKDSGAFPSSYSSLEKRINKLKIYFKANNKVHLIALAKDFGLV, encoded by the coding sequence ATGTTCAACAAAGTTTTAGTTGCAGAAGATTTAGACACTATCAATTTGTCAATGGTTCAGGCGCTCAAAGACCTCAATGTTAACGAAATTCACTATGCTAAATACTGTGACGAAGCCTATCTGAAAATCAAGAGAGCATTACATGATAAGACTCCATATGATTTATTAATCAGCGATTTATCATTTAAAACAGACCATCGGGAAAGTCAATTAAATTCAGGAGACGAACTTATAGAAGCAGCAAAAAAAGCGCAACCTGACTTAAAAACTATCGTTTTCTCTATTGAAGATAAATCCTTCAAAATAAAATCCCTTTTTAATACATTAGGAATTAATGCTTATGTTTGTAAAGGTCGTAATAGCATTCCTGAACTAAAAAAAGCAGTCCAACGCATTTATGACAACGACGAAAAAACTATTTCTACTGAATTATCCCACGCTCTGAGAGATAACTCACTTTATGAGATTGAAGCCTTTGATATTGCACTGCTAAAATCATTATCTAAAGGACTTACTATTGAAGATATTTCATTAGAATTTAAAGATTCAGGGGCATTTCCTTCAAGCTATAGCAGCTTAGAAAAGCGCATTAATAAGCTAAAAATATATTTTAAAGCGAACAACAAAGTACATCTCATTGCCCTTGCCAAAGATTTTGGATTAGTATAA
- a CDS encoding endonuclease/exonuclease/phosphatase family protein, with amino-acid sequence MKPLYCLLFFLISFTAFSQTKILSWNLENFGQSKSESTILYIANLLRNYDLIAIQEVVAGYGGAQAVAKLADELNRKGAKWDYVISDPTSSNAYKTERYAFIWKTNKLKKIGRPWLEKKYHLEIDREPFYCTFQYENKQFTIVNFHAITKSKQPETEIKYFKFLPDLYPTLNLIFAGDFNCPQSHTVFNPLKKIGYTSILINQKTSLKLECRNENCLASEFDNIYFNTSKFNTIQSGYIPFYKNFNSLKEARTVSDHIPIWFEFSLN; translated from the coding sequence TTGAAACCTCTTTACTGCTTACTATTTTTCCTAATTTCCTTTACTGCTTTCTCCCAAACGAAAATCTTATCTTGGAATTTGGAGAATTTTGGACAATCAAAATCAGAATCAACAATACTTTATATTGCTAACCTACTTCGTAATTATGACCTCATCGCTATTCAAGAAGTAGTCGCAGGTTATGGTGGCGCACAAGCTGTAGCAAAACTAGCTGATGAACTCAATCGGAAAGGTGCCAAATGGGATTATGTGATTAGTGACCCAACCAGCAGCAATGCATACAAAACAGAACGTTATGCTTTCATCTGGAAAACGAATAAACTAAAAAAAATAGGTCGCCCTTGGCTAGAAAAAAAATACCATCTTGAAATTGACAGGGAACCATTTTATTGCACCTTTCAATATGAAAATAAACAATTTACTATCGTTAATTTTCATGCCATAACCAAAAGCAAACAACCCGAAACTGAGATTAAATATTTTAAGTTTTTACCAGACTTATACCCAACCCTAAATTTAATTTTTGCAGGTGATTTTAATTGTCCTCAATCGCATACTGTCTTTAATCCTTTGAAAAAAATAGGATATACCTCAATTTTGATTAATCAAAAAACATCTTTAAAGCTAGAATGCAGAAACGAGAATTGTCTTGCTTCAGAATTCGATAATATCTATTTTAATACTTCAAAATTCAATACTATTCAATCCGGTTATATTCCTTTTTATAAAAATTTTAATTCATTGAAAGAAGCAAGAACAGTTTCTGATCATATTCCAATTTGGTTTGAATTTTCTTTAAATTAA